The Niallia circulans nucleotide sequence GAAGTGCAGCATGTATAGCTTCTTTAAAAGAGGCTGTGACATAAGTATATGAATCAGCATAAAAACTGAACCATCTATTCGAAATCGATTAGATGGTTCGGTTTTTTGTTTTATTTGTTTCAATACAATAATTAGAAAGCGAGTGGACGAGCGCGCAATGAAACGCACTAATTTAACTCCTTACTCAATTTAGACCCAATCTTCATTTTTAATATTTAGATGTAATTTTATTATTCGTGTTTAGAAAGGTTATCTTTTGTTTTGTCCCAGCCTCTTTTTTATCAAATGGTTTTTAGTAGTCTGTTTAGCTCACCTGCAGCATATATGGCCTTCTGATCAGCCAGTATGTCTCCAGGTTTGTTGCCGATACCAAGAATGTAGCCTGCAAAGTCCATACCAACAAAATCAAAGATGTACTGAAATTGCTGAATCATCGGCAAGCCCTTTATATGTGGAGCATCGCCTCCAACTGCGATAACATATCCTTTTTTTGCTGCCATTTATTGTTTGAAATCTGGATAATCAGCATCTCTTAGGCTTTGGGACCAGCGATCAACAAAGTTTTTCATTATTCCTGACATACTGTACCAATAGATAGGCGTTGCGAATATAATAGTATCATGAAGGAGAATCCGGTCTAAAATGGAATTGTAATCATCATTATGATTGTCAAATCCCGCAGCGTCATGGCGTTTATCAATAATGGACTCAATATGAACATCCTTTAAATAAATTCTTTCTGCTTTAACGTTTGTAAGCGTTATTTCGGTTAGCGTTTTTGTATTGCTTTGTGAACGTGTACCTCAAAAAATAACAGCAACGGACATTGTTCCTCACTCCTTAACAAATGATTATAGTTATTTATTTTATATGGAATAAGTAAATGGGGAAAGCAGATAATTTTGATTATTTGCATCGATGATTTCGATGGATAAGCTACTCTATTATTTTTCACTTTGTAAAAATTTCTCTGTTCAAGTTAAGGGAACGATAAGGAAAAGATGATAAAATAGCAAGTAGCGGAGGGGAATGATGAAGAAGAAATTTATTCATTTAATAGAAATAGAGCTTTTAAAGAAAGTAGTTATAAAGAGCGAAAAAGCTCATAACCCGGTAACGGTCGAGCATATTCCAATCGGCTGGAAATGTGTCGGGGTTGGTAATTATGCGGCTGTGTTCATGCATTATTCAGAACCAGATCTAGTCGTTAAAATAAATATAGTCGATAAAGAGAATTTAAAAAAGGAAGCAGATATATACAGAAGACTTGGCAATCATCCAAGTTATTCCCAACTAATTTATGAGGGAGATAATTATCTTGTTTTAAAAAGACTAGAAGGCATCACCATGTATAATGCTTTCGCAAAAGGAATAAGGATACCTGAAACAGTTATTAAGGATATCAATGAAGCGCTCGAATATGCTCGAAGTCGAGGCTTAAATCCATTTGATATACACGGAAAAAACGTGATGATGAAGGATGGCAGAGGGTTTGTTGTTGATGTCTCCGATTTTTATAAACAAGGGAAAGATGAGAAATGGGAGGATTTAGTCAAAGCATATAATAAATTATATAAAAAAACCTTATATAAATACCCTGTGAAAATTCCTTTTAAAGCACTAGATGTTATAAGGCATACTTATCGTTTCTATAAAAAAATCCGACGAAAACTTCAATGGCAAAACTAAAAAATATCTTTCTAAGATAGGAATAGCCCTTCTACTAAAATAACTGACTTGATGTCGGTTATTTTTTTTGTCAAAAATGTAAGAAAATTATCATAATAAATTTAAATAGTATTGACATAAAAGGAAAACGATATTATGATTATTTCATTCGCAAATGATTATCATTCTCAACATATAAGGTGATAATGAGGAGGCTGAATTAAAGAAATCTTAGCACAGTATATCAATATAAAAAGAACCACATCTGTGGCAATTACATTAAAAGGGGACTCATACTTTGAAGAAATTACTTGTACCATTCATTCTTTTACTCGTACTAATTATCAGTGCATGCGGTAACAAAACAACAGGATCAACAGAAGAAGATGCTAAAGGTGCAGAAGAATCTGACACTATTACATATGAATCTGAAAATGGACCAATTGAAGTTCCAGCAGATCCACAAAGAGTTGTTGCATTAACAAATGCAGGTAATGTTTTGGCACTTGGTGTTAACCTTGTTGGAGTTGACTCTTGGACAATGACTAATCCACGCTATGAGGAGAAACTTAATAAAGATATCGAAGTTGTTTCAGATGAGAATATCGAAAAAATCGCTGAGCTTAAGCCAGATTTGATTATTGCTGCAAGCACAACGAAAAACCTTGATAAGCTTGGAAAAATCGCGCCAACTGTGTCATATACATATAATAAAGTCGACTATTTGACACAGCATCTTGAGATTGGAAAGCTTTTGAACAAAGAAAAAGAAGCACAAGAATGGCTTGATAACTTTAAAGCAGATGCGAAAGCTGCAGGAGAAGAAGTTAAAGCGAAAATCGGTGAAGACGCAACTGTTACTGTATTAGAAAGCTATGATAAGAGCATGTATGTTCTTGGCGACAACTGGGGCAGAGGAACAGAAGTACTTTATCAACAAATGGGCTTGAAAATGCCTGATAAAGTAAAAGAAATGGCTCAAAAAGAAGGCTATTACACAATTTCTTCTGAAGTACTTCCAGAATACGTTGGCGATTACTTAGTAATCAGCAAATATAACGACCAAGATAACTCATACCAGGAAACAGATGTTTATAAAGAAATTCCTGCTGTGAAAAATAATCATGTAATGGAAGCAAATGCATACGAATTTATCTACAATGATCCAATTTCTTTAGACTATCAATTAGAATTCTTTAAAGAGAATTTCTTGAAATAATTTTTAGTAAAAGCGCATCGACTAGGTGCGCTTTTTTACTTATCGTAAAATTACTTAAGGCCTATGTATTGTTATTGAATAAAATTCGGTTAAGATTTGTTTGTTGGCAGATGGAAATTTAAACTAGTGAACAATGACATATCAATTGAATGTGACTTTCTAAAAGATTTAAGTGGAAGAAATGCTATAATCCATTTAAAGAGAATTTACTTTATTTGATTGGAAAGGAACTAACATGAATCTTAATGCAAAGGCGATTGAATTATATGAAAACAATGAGTTGGATCAAGCACTGTTGCTATTTAAGGAAGCTGTAAGGCAGGAAAGGAATGTGCAGTCTTTACATAATCTAGCCTGGATGCTTTGTTATGAGGAGGATGATTTTCTTCAAGCTATTGTTTTGCTGGAGGAGGCAATTGTTAAGGAGCCAAATTCGCACTTTCCTTATCATTTACTCGGAGAAATATATATTAGAATAGAAAAACCTGATAAAGCGATCCCGATTCTTAAAAGAGGAATGGAGATGCTGTCTACAAAAGAGGCATATAATAATTTAGGTGTTGCGTTTTTCCAGGCCGGAGATAAAGCAAATGCTTCTGCTTTTTTTCTGAAAGCATCTGGAAGCTCTGACTATGCATTATATTCTCATGTCAAATGCTTAATTGAGCTTGGCAGTAATGATAGAGCTGAGTTACTTTTAGATACATTTACGATAGAGGATGAGGAGTTTGTTGGTGAAGTAGATTTGGCAGATTTATATGCAGAAATTAACTCGTTTATGAAGGCAAATCATTGGTACGATAAAGGTTGGGAAGAATATTTCAAGGAGCCTCATTGGGTAAGCAGGTATATTTATTGCCTTGTACAGGCAGGTGAAATAGAAAAGGCGAGAAACATTGTAGAAAGCTTAATCAAGGAAAAACAGTTAGAATTAGAAGAAGGTTTTGGAGATGAGTGTTTTGATGATTGGACCGAGGAAGAGAAGGAAGAAGAAATAAAAGAGCTTAAAACACATATAATTGAGTACGAAAAAATGATAGATGCAGCAATTGAAGGTATTAAGGAGCCACTGCACTTTGAGCCACAAATACAAACAGCTTGCTATTTATTTGGCTGTAAACGACACGGTAATCCAGAAGTTAAGGAAGTGTAGAGGTTAAAATAGAGGAAGTAACGCTCTAGAAAATAATATCTGCTTTTTACCAAAACTCCATTACAATTATAATCCCGTACATGATTGATTTCTGTATTGTAAGAGACTACCTGCAAGCAGATAGTCTCAAAGCCATATATTAAATTAGAAAATTATTAGCGAGTTGTACCTTGTTGACCAGCTAATTGTGATTGAGCTGTTGCTACAAGACGTTTTGTAATCTCACCACCAACTGAACCGTTGGCACGAGCTACTGTTTCAGCACCAAGCTGAACACCGAATTCTTGTGCAATTTCATATTTCATTTGCTCAAGTGCAGATTCAGCACCTGGCACTAATAGGTCGTTGCTGCTATTGTTGTTTGCCATTGTATTTCACCTCCTTGACGATTATCATCTCCTTTCACTGTTAAGTAATGTAGTGTAAATTTTGCCAGAATACCTATTGAATGCAGGATTATCCATGTTTGTTGCTATTAGTTTCTCTTTTCGAAAGCCACCCTCGTAAATCGTGTTTACTAAAAAGAGAGGAATGGAACGAACAAAAAACGAGAATGCTTTTGCATTCTCGTTTTAGCAATTGATTCAACTTTCTTGATCTTGGTCATTGTCTTGGTCGTTATCTTGATCTTGATCTGCATCAGCGTTAGCACGGGAACGAGATTGCACACGTGCTTTAGAATCGGAATTAACATCAATGTTTAAGTCGATTTTCGCATTTCCAGAATCTCTTACTTTCGCAACATTCGTGTTTTTATCAAGGTTTTTGATTGTGTTATCATTATCCACTTCTGTATCTGATCTTAAATCATTATCAACATCAAAATCTACATTGGATTTAGAACGACTGTCACTATCCCCTGAGCGAGAATCGGCGTTATTGCGTTGATTGTTATTACCTCCACCTAAGAACCATGGTTTTCTACTCATATTTTCCCCTCCTTTTTCATTATTCTTAAATAGTGTATTCGTAAATTAAAAGCTGAAATAGTTAAATACATTAGGACAAGCATGGATTTTTAGCACCAATTATGCGGAAAATTCCGGAGAAAAACGTAACAAAATGTTTATAAGTATCTACATATAATTCCTTTGAAATATTTGTTGTTGAATATAGGATATTTTTGGGCGATTAAGTAGATTGATTGAACTGGAAAAAAGAGAAGTAAAAGTAGTTGTTAAGGAAACCTGAGGCGTTTTATTGTTTTTTTCTCTGAATAAGGTCGTCCAATTACTTTAGAAGGAATGTCACACTAAAAGCCTTCACACATAATGGTGAAGGCTTTTAGTGAAGGTAATAAAACATATTTTCGGTAAATCATGATTAGTTTTATAATACCCAAGTAATGCTAAACTAAACGAAAATGTATTATTTTTTGGCAATGGTGAGATGAACAAGCAATGACAATATTTATTCAAATAATTCAACACTCAATGGAGCATACTCATTGAAGAGAATGTTAAAAGAGGGGCGAGTTATTTGAAGTGTCCACAATGTGTATATACAAATCCAGAGGGTGTGAAGTTTTGCATAAGCTGTGGAGAGAAGTTCATCAAAGATAATACTCCTGGCGACGACAACAGCTTCTTTTACGAATTTGCTCATTATGTTGATATGGTTCCAAACAAAGAACGGTCTGTTAATCCAAAATTCAATAATATATTTTCACGTGTATTCCATGATCACAGTGAATTAGAAGCAGAAAGGCTTTTTATCGTGGGCACTGCATTAACAACACCAAAGCTGTCAGAGGTAACAGACACTTGGCCGAAGCCGTGGCTGTTTGCAAGGGTTTTTATTATTGCACTTCTAACATTTGCAGGGTTTTACATAGGTGTCAGTTATTTTCATAATGCTAATTTTATTCCTGGTCTGATTATAACGGGCTCATTTGCAGTTCCGTTCACGACACTAATTTTCTTTTGGGAAATGAATGCCCCGCAAAATATTGCCTTTTACAGAGTAATGTATATCGTGTTGCTTGGCGGGATACTTTCCATGCTAGTCGCATTGGTGTTTTTTGATATACTAAGAAACACTTCAAATGCCATTACTACAGGTATTGTCGAGGAGCTTGCCAAAACAATCACAGTTATTTCATTTGTGCGGTTTCGAAAGTACAGATTTATTTTAAATGGTCTTCTTATAGGAGCAGCTGTTGGTGTGGGCTTTGCAGCCTTTGAAACTGCGGGATACGCATTAAGAGCCTTGCTTTCAGGTGGTGGGGAGCATTTGTACTATACCATTTTGTGGAGGGGGATACTCGCACCAGGTGGACATGTTGCTTGGTCCGCATTAGCAGGGGCAGCATTTTGCAGGGTACAGGGATCGGAAAATTTCAGACTAAGCATGCTGCTGCGCTTTCGATTTTTGCGTGTGTTTATATTAGTAGTACTATTGCATGCTTTTTGGGATTACGATGCCCCATGGATGTTTCCATATGGACAGCTTGGCCTCATGGCAGCCTCGTGGGTTGCAGTATTTTTGCTGATTCGTGCTGGTTTAAAAGAGATTGGAAGAATGAAATTAAAAATTTGAGAAGCAGGACACTGCTTCCTTTTTTTATAATGAAAATGAAAATAATTTTACGCACTCAAAATAACTAACGAATTAAAACATTGCAACTAAGAACTTCTAAAATAAACCGAGCAAATCCTAGCTAACTAAACATATTAGTGGAACTTAACTCCATATATTTCGTATAAGACTATAAAGATTCAAAAAGGTGGAGGAGTTGACTTTGCAGATAAATAAGGAAAAAGTAACAACATCAAAAGGAGTCGTGGAGTATTCAGTTTGTGGGAGTGGAGAACCGAATATTATCTTAATTAATGGTGGGTCTGGTCCTATTGAGGGCTGGATGAAGGTGTTAGAAGATGTTTCTAAGATGTCCTCTGTTTTTTGTTATAACCGACTTGGTGTAGGTGGCAGTGACAAACCGCAAGAAAATCAGGACGGAATAGCGATAATAGAGACTTTGCGTGAAACACTATCATTAATTGGCATAAAGCCTCCTTATGTGATTGTTGGTCATTCACTTGGCGGTTTGTACGCTAACCTTTTTGCTCGTCTTTATCCTGATGAAGTAGCTGCACTTGTTTTTTTAGAGGCAAGCCATCCCGAGGATATGAAGCTGGATGAGTATCAGGGGAAGATCATTAAAACGATTAATAAATTGCTGTCCATATTCGATTCATTATCTAAGCATAAAAAACTCGGCGAAGTGCATTTTGTTAAAGAGACTATTAGCCAACTCAATCTTCGTGAAACCTTTCCAGACATTCCTTTATATGTCGTAACAGGAACGAAGGAAAATCGGCTTATGCCGAAAGAAGCTTTAACGATTAGACGAAAAAATCAACTGGATTTATTATCTTTATCAAAAGATAGCAAACAAATGTTAGCAAATAACAGTGGGCATTTTCCACAGTTAACAGAGCCAAATTTAGTTATTGGAATTATTAATGAAGCGGTGCAGAAGTCTAGAAAGAATTGTTGAAATGAAAATATTGCGCTTACAAGCCTTTTTTGCTACTATTATTTCATAGCTAATGATTTTGAAAATTCTTCTTTACTAAATAAACAGGCAGGTGCAGTATGAAAAAAATCATATTTATGGATATAGACGGAACACTCGTTAATGATCACGGAATAATACCAGATTCAGCAAAACTTGCAATACGTTCAGCAAGGGAAAAAGGTCATTTAGTTTTTATATGTACAGGTCGTTCTAAAGCAGAGCTCTTTCCAGAAATATTAGAGGTCGGCTTTGACGGGATTATCGGAGCGGCTGGCGGTTATGTTGAAATAGATCAAGAGGTTTTGCTGCATGAAAAGGTCGCCACAGAAGATGTGCGAGATATTGTAGCTTATTTTGATAATCATGGTGTGGATTTTTATTTAGAATCCAATGGCGGATTATTTGCAAGTAAGAATTGTAAATCTCATATCCAAAACATAATAGATAAATTTCTTGATGAAAACCCTCATGCTGAAGAAGAAGTGAAGAAAGGCATACAGCCCTTTCATGATTGCTTGATTGAAGGGGAAGATTTGATCAGAGAAGATATAAATAAAATTTCCTTTTTAGGTTCAGACTTGCCAATTGCTGAAATCAGTAAGGAATTCTCAGCAAAATTCAATGTTATTTCAAGCACAGTTCCCATCTTCGGTGAAAACAGCGGAGAATTATCTGTTCCAGGCATTCATAAAGCAACCGCTATTGAAAAGCTTCTAAATCATTTGCAACTGGATAAGCAACATAGTTTTGCTTATGGTGATGGCTTAAATGATTTAGAAATGCTTGAATTCGTCCAATACGGTATTGCAATGGGAAATGCAAAAGAACCAGTTAAGCTTGCTGCAGATGATATAACAGATACACATGACGAACATGGTATTTATAACAGCTTTAAGAAATACGGTTTACTATAAAAAACATGCGGAAGAGCCTGGCTTTTCCGCATGTTTTTTATTCTTCTTTTTTAAAACGGTCACTTAAACTTCCATAAAGGAGCTGGGAGCCATACAATACAAACGTTTTTATTAGGAAAATAACGGACAATTGAAATTTAGTTAGTCTGACTAAAGTTACATAGCCTATTTTTTTTAATAAATCCATGCCGACATATGTAAACAGGGAATCCACAACAAGATTAACTAAAAGGTAAAGATTGAACTTACCAAATGTATATTTCAATATCCAGATGGAGCCAATAAGAAACGGACCGACAATTAAAGGCAGTTCGGCTAATACATTTGGTTTAACATTATACGGAAACCACCACCATTTTCTTTTTTCAGCCAATCTTCCCTCGAAAACAAGATATGTGCTCATCGTCAGTGCCGCGAAAAAATACTTTTTAAATGCCTTGTTTCCAATTAGCGGAATAGAAAGCCATGGCAAAACAGTCATAAGAATGACTAGCCTATTATTTTTTTTCATTCATATCAATCCTTAATTTAGATGTCTTTTTACTTTTTACTGTTTTTTTTTTCTTATACAGTTAATTCACATGAAAAAGCAATAAATGTCAAAAAAACATCCTTACATTTTGCTATCTTATAGATAGGTGGTACGAAGTATGACTTACAGTGAAGTTATTCGCCAATCAATTGAATTTATCGAGGAAAATATTCAGAAGGAGCTCCAGCTAGCTATTCTTGCCAGAAAAGCAGGCTTTTCGAAGTTCCATTACCATCGGGTATTTCTAAAAGAAATAGGGGTGTCTGCGTCTGAATATGTTCGCTACCGCAGACTGGCAACTGCTGCGAACATGCTGCTATATACAGATGAAAAAATAATCGATATTGCGTTTTACTTACGTTTTGAATCACAGGAATCCTTCAGC carries:
- a CDS encoding iron-hydroxamate ABC transporter substrate-binding protein: MKKLLVPFILLLVLIISACGNKTTGSTEEDAKGAEESDTITYESENGPIEVPADPQRVVALTNAGNVLALGVNLVGVDSWTMTNPRYEEKLNKDIEVVSDENIEKIAELKPDLIIAASTTKNLDKLGKIAPTVSYTYNKVDYLTQHLEIGKLLNKEKEAQEWLDNFKADAKAAGEEVKAKIGEDATVTVLESYDKSMYVLGDNWGRGTEVLYQQMGLKMPDKVKEMAQKEGYYTISSEVLPEYVGDYLVISKYNDQDNSYQETDVYKEIPAVKNNHVMEANAYEFIYNDPISLDYQLEFFKENFLK
- a CDS encoding Cof-type HAD-IIB family hydrolase codes for the protein MKKIIFMDIDGTLVNDHGIIPDSAKLAIRSAREKGHLVFICTGRSKAELFPEILEVGFDGIIGAAGGYVEIDQEVLLHEKVATEDVRDIVAYFDNHGVDFYLESNGGLFASKNCKSHIQNIIDKFLDENPHAEEEVKKGIQPFHDCLIEGEDLIREDINKISFLGSDLPIAEISKEFSAKFNVISSTVPIFGENSGELSVPGIHKATAIEKLLNHLQLDKQHSFAYGDGLNDLEMLEFVQYGIAMGNAKEPVKLAADDITDTHDEHGIYNSFKKYGLL
- a CDS encoding tetratricopeptide repeat protein, with the protein product MNLNAKAIELYENNELDQALLLFKEAVRQERNVQSLHNLAWMLCYEEDDFLQAIVLLEEAIVKEPNSHFPYHLLGEIYIRIEKPDKAIPILKRGMEMLSTKEAYNNLGVAFFQAGDKANASAFFLKASGSSDYALYSHVKCLIELGSNDRAELLLDTFTIEDEEFVGEVDLADLYAEINSFMKANHWYDKGWEEYFKEPHWVSRYIYCLVQAGEIEKARNIVESLIKEKQLELEEGFGDECFDDWTEEEKEEEIKELKTHIIEYEKMIDAAIEGIKEPLHFEPQIQTACYLFGCKRHGNPEVKEV
- a CDS encoding serine/threonine protein kinase, producing MMKKKFIHLIEIELLKKVVIKSEKAHNPVTVEHIPIGWKCVGVGNYAAVFMHYSEPDLVVKINIVDKENLKKEADIYRRLGNHPSYSQLIYEGDNYLVLKRLEGITMYNAFAKGIRIPETVIKDINEALEYARSRGLNPFDIHGKNVMMKDGRGFVVDVSDFYKQGKDEKWEDLVKAYNKLYKKTLYKYPVKIPFKALDVIRHTYRFYKKIRRKLQWQN
- a CDS encoding alpha/beta-type small acid-soluble spore protein → MANNNSSNDLLVPGAESALEQMKYEIAQEFGVQLGAETVARANGSVGGEITKRLVATAQSQLAGQQGTTR
- a CDS encoding PrsW family glutamic-type intramembrane protease, producing MKCPQCVYTNPEGVKFCISCGEKFIKDNTPGDDNSFFYEFAHYVDMVPNKERSVNPKFNNIFSRVFHDHSELEAERLFIVGTALTTPKLSEVTDTWPKPWLFARVFIIALLTFAGFYIGVSYFHNANFIPGLIITGSFAVPFTTLIFFWEMNAPQNIAFYRVMYIVLLGGILSMLVALVFFDILRNTSNAITTGIVEELAKTITVISFVRFRKYRFILNGLLIGAAVGVGFAAFETAGYALRALLSGGGEHLYYTILWRGILAPGGHVAWSALAGAAFCRVQGSENFRLSMLLRFRFLRVFILVVLLHAFWDYDAPWMFPYGQLGLMAASWVAVFLLIRAGLKEIGRMKLKI
- a CDS encoding alpha/beta fold hydrolase, yielding MQINKEKVTTSKGVVEYSVCGSGEPNIILINGGSGPIEGWMKVLEDVSKMSSVFCYNRLGVGGSDKPQENQDGIAIIETLRETLSLIGIKPPYVIVGHSLGGLYANLFARLYPDEVAALVFLEASHPEDMKLDEYQGKIIKTINKLLSIFDSLSKHKKLGEVHFVKETISQLNLRETFPDIPLYVVTGTKENRLMPKEALTIRRKNQLDLLSLSKDSKQMLANNSGHFPQLTEPNLVIGIINEAVQKSRKNC